A single genomic interval of Antarcticibacterium arcticum harbors:
- a CDS encoding peptidoglycan DD-metalloendopeptidase family protein, translating to MKKLSYLLFLGLAFTACKQEENRDLSEARVVEATPILEEYGFVLNDFEVVRDTIRSGDNFGGIMASHGLSGNKVHEVIQQVKETFNPARLQVGKPYVILKARDSAYTPNYFIYENDRIDYTVVNVADNVAAYKAQKPVTIKKRTVSGVIVSNLSETMQNEGLSVLLSHKLSNIYQWSIDFWKLQKGDKFKMVYYERYINDTIYAGIEHIEGAVFVHQNKPYYAFNYSVDPETGKADFYDENARPLESFFLKAPLNFSRISSRFSGNRFHPVQKTWKAHKGTDYAAPHGTPIWSTANGTVIASGYTAGNGNYVKVKHNETYTTQYLHMSKRNVKVGQRVRQGDVIGYVGSTGLATGPHVCYRFWVRDEQVDPFRQNLPAADPIADHLKEDYFATIGSVKEALESIPFKEI from the coding sequence TTGAAAAAATTAAGTTACTTATTATTCCTTGGTCTTGCATTTACTGCCTGTAAGCAGGAAGAGAATCGCGATCTGTCTGAAGCCCGGGTAGTTGAGGCCACACCAATTCTGGAAGAATATGGTTTTGTACTCAATGATTTTGAAGTAGTGCGCGATACCATACGTTCAGGAGATAATTTTGGAGGAATCATGGCCTCCCATGGCTTGAGTGGAAATAAAGTACACGAAGTGATCCAGCAGGTAAAAGAAACATTTAATCCGGCCCGCTTGCAGGTAGGGAAACCCTATGTTATCCTGAAAGCCAGAGATTCTGCCTATACCCCCAATTATTTTATATATGAAAATGACCGGATAGATTATACTGTTGTAAATGTTGCGGATAATGTGGCGGCTTACAAAGCCCAGAAACCCGTTACTATTAAAAAGCGCACAGTATCAGGCGTGATAGTGAGCAATCTTTCGGAAACTATGCAAAATGAAGGTTTAAGCGTGCTTTTATCTCATAAGCTAAGTAATATCTATCAATGGAGTATAGATTTCTGGAAACTTCAAAAAGGTGATAAATTTAAAATGGTGTATTATGAAAGATATATAAATGACACCATATATGCCGGGATAGAACATATTGAAGGGGCTGTTTTTGTTCATCAAAACAAACCTTATTATGCTTTTAATTACTCGGTAGATCCTGAAACAGGTAAAGCCGATTTCTATGATGAAAATGCGCGCCCTCTGGAAAGCTTTTTTCTAAAAGCACCTCTTAATTTTAGTCGTATATCTTCGAGATTTTCAGGGAATAGATTTCATCCGGTTCAAAAAACATGGAAAGCCCACAAAGGAACAGATTATGCCGCCCCGCACGGTACACCCATCTGGAGTACTGCCAATGGGACGGTAATAGCATCGGGTTACACTGCCGGAAACGGAAATTACGTGAAAGTAAAGCACAATGAAACCTATACTACCCAATACCTGCATATGTCTAAAAGAAATGTAAAGGTTGGGCAGCGCGTAAGGCAGGGAGATGTAATTGGATATGTTGGCAGCACAGGCCTTGCAACCGGGCCACACGTATGTTATCGATTTTGGGTGCGGGATGAACAGGTGGATCCTTTCAGGCAAAATCTACCCGCGGCAGATCCTATAGCAGATCATTTAAAAGAAGACTACTTCGCAACAATAGGGTCTGTGAAAGAAGCTCTGGAAAGCATTCCTTTTAAAGAGATTTAA
- the pgi gene encoding glucose-6-phosphate isomerase, with product MKNIDPTTTGAWNKLQQYFEEMKDKEMKDLFQEDSERAEKFTIQWEDFYIDLSKNRITAEIKEALTQLAEECGIKEAINSYYRGDAINKTEGRPVLHTALRAPEHEEVLVDGKNVMPEVFKAKEKIKEFSDKVINGDHKGYTNLPITDVVNIGIGGSDLGPVMVTEALKFYKNHLNLHYISNVDGDHVYETLKHLNPETTLFVIVSKTFTTQETLSNANTAREWFKRSAPQEAVSKHFVAVSSNLTQVTEFGIDPGNIFPMWDWVGGRFSLWSAVGLSISLGIGYKGFEELLEGAHEMDQHFRNEDLASNIPVQLAMLSVWYNNFFKAESEAVIPYTQYLQKLPSYLQQAIMESNGKSIDRNGNPVTYQTGNIIWGEPGTNSQHAFFQLIHQGTKLIPADFIGFKESLFGDKSHHDKLMANYFAQTEALLMGKTEDEVRKELEAKKLSNEEIAQLLPFKVFAGNKPTTSLLINKLTPASLGKLIAMYEHKIFVQGVIWNIFSYDQWGVELGKQLASKILSEIEEIDVHEHDNSTSQLLKFYLS from the coding sequence ATGAAAAATATAGATCCAACCACCACAGGCGCCTGGAACAAACTACAGCAGTATTTTGAAGAGATGAAGGATAAGGAAATGAAGGACCTTTTTCAAGAGGACAGCGAGCGTGCCGAAAAATTCACAATTCAATGGGAGGATTTTTATATTGACCTTAGCAAAAACAGGATCACTGCTGAAATTAAGGAAGCCTTGACCCAGCTCGCTGAAGAATGTGGTATAAAAGAAGCTATTAATTCTTATTATAGAGGAGACGCCATTAACAAGACCGAGGGCAGGCCTGTGCTTCACACAGCACTTAGGGCCCCCGAACATGAGGAGGTACTGGTTGACGGAAAAAATGTAATGCCGGAAGTTTTTAAGGCAAAAGAGAAGATAAAAGAATTTTCAGATAAAGTAATTAACGGGGATCATAAAGGGTATACCAATTTACCTATTACAGATGTTGTAAACATAGGAATAGGAGGATCAGATCTGGGCCCGGTAATGGTTACGGAAGCTTTGAAATTCTATAAGAACCATCTTAACCTTCACTATATTTCCAATGTAGATGGAGATCACGTATATGAAACTTTAAAACATCTTAATCCCGAGACGACTTTATTTGTGATTGTTTCCAAAACTTTCACAACGCAGGAAACCCTAAGTAATGCCAATACCGCACGGGAATGGTTTAAAAGATCTGCGCCACAGGAGGCAGTTTCAAAACATTTTGTGGCCGTTTCCAGTAACCTCACCCAGGTGACAGAATTTGGAATTGATCCCGGGAATATCTTTCCAATGTGGGATTGGGTAGGAGGACGATTTTCTCTTTGGAGTGCAGTGGGCTTGTCTATAAGTCTGGGGATAGGTTATAAAGGATTTGAGGAATTGCTGGAGGGGGCCCATGAAATGGATCAACATTTTAGAAATGAAGATCTCGCTTCCAACATCCCGGTGCAATTAGCGATGTTAAGTGTTTGGTATAACAATTTCTTTAAAGCCGAAAGTGAAGCTGTAATACCATATACCCAGTATCTACAGAAATTACCTTCTTACCTGCAACAGGCAATTATGGAGAGCAATGGGAAGAGTATAGACCGAAACGGAAATCCGGTTACGTATCAAACCGGCAATATAATTTGGGGAGAGCCCGGAACAAACTCCCAACATGCATTTTTCCAATTGATCCATCAGGGTACCAAACTCATCCCTGCCGATTTTATTGGTTTTAAAGAATCTTTGTTTGGAGATAAAAGCCATCATGACAAGCTAATGGCCAATTATTTTGCCCAAACCGAAGCCCTGCTAATGGGCAAAACAGAGGATGAGGTGAGAAAAGAGCTTGAAGCAAAAAAATTAAGTAATGAGGAAATCGCTCAATTATTACCTTTCAAAGTTTTTGCCGGTAATAAACCTACAACATCTCTTCTTATTAATAAGCTCACCCCTGCAAGTCTTGGAAAATTAATCGCTATGTACGAGCATAAGATCTTTGTGCAGGGAGTTATCTGGAATATATTCAGTTATGACCAATGGGGAGTCGAATTAGGGAAGCAACTTGCATCCAAAATTCTGTCTGAAATTGAGGAAATTGACGTTCATGAGCACGATAATTCAACTTCGCAACTGTTAAAATTTTATCTAAGCTAG
- a CDS encoding TonB-dependent receptor encodes MKKLNYLLVVVFMFMATISFAQGVTTAAINGRVLEAGGEPLPGANVVAVHQPSGTQYGAMTDFDGFYRISNMRVGGPYLITITYVGFETFTAGNINLTLGESRNISAEMGETQNALDEIVITGGRDGVFDSGKTGAETNVSQRQVSTLPSISRNIADFARLTPQAQVSGDDVISISGQNNRYNALYIDGAVNNDVFGLAASGTNGGQTGVSPISLDAIESFQINVAPFDVRQSGFAGGSINAITKSGTNQFEGSVYGFLRNESLAGKTPIGLEAADGSRSRLADFSAVTTGLRVGGPILQDKLFFFVNYERQDNETPQPFSFNNYNGDASLQDINNLSNFLVSEYGYNPGGFLDNTSSLVSDKLIGKIDWNINENHKLSLKHSYVKAVQLNAPRSNQGAINFFNSAINFESITNSTALELSSKIGNNMANNLVLGWTRVNDDRDPQGGDFPYVQLQDGAGLISFGSEPFSTGNALDQSNFTITDNFDIYLGRHNVTIGTNNEFSSSRNVFIRQNFGEYRYSNVNDFLTGNLANRYRHGYSLIGGFGDDSEGAAEFDIFQFGLYAQDVYNATDNLKLTFGARIDVPFWSDYLTNNDFNNRTIPLLEAAGKDLRGAQTGEGIDAQVHFSPRFGFNWDVKGDRTTQVRGGTGVFTSRLPLVWPGGVYNNNGLTTGFIQRTGATVPQFEPNPRNQLQDPAQGSGTVGGEINLFARDFKLPQVWKTNIAVDQRLPGNWTISADFIYNDDLNAVAYENINLEGPQFNTTGAGSRPNYGNKRIDNTYDAVYMGYNTSEGNSYNISGTLAKNFYSPFIDVTAQASYSYGESNVLFDATSSQNSSQWRNLETVRGSNMPDLSTSDFSPGHRFIANSTLEFKWTNNLRTRLGFFYEGAQGSPFSYVVGGNGGGLINDTGSFSALAYVPATEAEANLVDIVDTRNPANNRTAAEQWTLLNAAINADEYLSERRGQFAERNADRSDWSHIIDLKFAQEFRVKIKETDHKFEFSADIFNFTNFLNKNWGRRNFTNFNQVQLVNFTGFQPDGTTPKFTFNPNTLNTKNIIDDSGLQSSRWQMQVGLRYSFN; translated from the coding sequence ATGAAAAAATTAAATTATTTACTTGTTGTTGTCTTCATGTTTATGGCGACAATTTCCTTTGCGCAGGGTGTTACAACCGCTGCGATCAATGGAAGGGTCTTAGAAGCTGGCGGAGAACCTCTTCCGGGAGCTAACGTTGTTGCTGTACATCAACCGTCTGGTACCCAATATGGTGCAATGACAGATTTTGACGGTTTCTACCGAATTTCCAACATGAGAGTAGGAGGTCCTTACCTTATTACAATTACCTATGTAGGATTTGAAACTTTTACTGCCGGGAATATTAATTTAACTTTAGGTGAATCCCGAAACATTAGTGCAGAAATGGGTGAAACTCAAAACGCACTTGATGAAATTGTAATCACAGGTGGAAGAGACGGGGTTTTTGATTCAGGAAAAACCGGAGCTGAAACTAATGTAAGCCAGAGACAGGTAAGTACTTTGCCTTCTATCTCCAGAAACATTGCAGATTTTGCAAGATTAACTCCACAGGCACAGGTAAGTGGTGATGATGTTATTTCTATTAGCGGGCAAAACAACCGTTACAATGCGCTTTATATAGATGGTGCTGTAAATAATGATGTATTTGGTTTAGCGGCAAGTGGAACTAACGGGGGTCAAACCGGGGTTAGTCCAATATCTCTTGATGCAATTGAATCTTTTCAAATTAACGTTGCTCCTTTTGACGTAAGACAGTCTGGTTTTGCCGGAGGAAGTATAAATGCAATTACAAAATCTGGAACTAACCAATTCGAAGGTTCGGTTTATGGATTTTTAAGAAATGAATCATTGGCGGGTAAAACTCCAATAGGTCTTGAAGCTGCAGATGGAAGTCGTTCAAGACTTGCAGATTTCTCTGCCGTAACTACAGGTTTGAGAGTTGGTGGGCCAATTCTTCAGGATAAATTATTCTTTTTCGTGAATTACGAGAGACAAGATAATGAGACTCCACAACCATTTTCTTTCAATAATTATAATGGAGATGCATCATTACAGGATATAAATAACCTTTCTAACTTTTTAGTTAGTGAATATGGTTACAATCCTGGTGGATTTTTAGATAACACTTCTTCTTTGGTAAGTGATAAATTAATTGGAAAAATTGACTGGAACATTAACGAGAATCATAAACTGTCTCTTAAGCACAGTTACGTTAAAGCAGTACAATTAAACGCCCCAAGATCAAACCAGGGTGCAATTAACTTCTTTAACTCTGCTATCAATTTTGAATCTATTACAAATTCAACAGCGCTTGAATTAAGTTCAAAAATTGGAAATAATATGGCCAACAACCTTGTATTGGGTTGGACTCGTGTGAATGATGACAGAGATCCTCAAGGTGGAGATTTTCCATACGTTCAATTACAGGATGGTGCTGGTTTAATCAGTTTTGGATCTGAGCCTTTTTCTACAGGTAATGCCCTTGATCAAAGTAATTTTACAATTACAGATAATTTCGATATTTACCTGGGTAGACATAATGTTACCATTGGTACAAACAACGAATTCTCTTCTTCAAGAAACGTTTTCATAAGACAAAATTTCGGGGAATACAGATACAGTAATGTAAATGACTTTTTAACCGGTAATTTGGCAAACAGATACCGTCACGGTTATTCTTTAATTGGAGGTTTTGGTGATGACTCTGAAGGAGCTGCAGAATTTGATATTTTCCAGTTTGGTCTATATGCACAGGATGTATATAACGCTACAGATAATTTAAAACTTACTTTTGGAGCAAGAATAGATGTTCCGTTTTGGTCAGATTACTTAACCAATAACGATTTTAACAACAGAACAATTCCTTTATTGGAGGCTGCTGGTAAAGACCTTAGAGGTGCACAAACCGGGGAAGGTATAGACGCTCAGGTTCATTTCTCTCCAAGATTTGGTTTCAACTGGGATGTTAAAGGAGACAGAACTACTCAGGTACGTGGTGGAACAGGTGTATTTACTTCAAGATTACCATTGGTATGGCCTGGAGGAGTTTATAATAACAATGGTTTAACTACAGGTTTTATTCAAAGAACAGGTGCTACTGTTCCTCAGTTTGAGCCAAACCCAAGAAACCAGTTACAGGATCCTGCACAAGGTTCAGGAACTGTTGGTGGGGAGATAAACTTGTTTGCAAGGGATTTCAAACTTCCACAAGTTTGGAAAACCAATATTGCAGTAGATCAAAGATTGCCTGGTAACTGGACAATTTCTGCAGATTTCATATACAATGACGATCTAAATGCTGTTGCCTATGAGAACATAAACCTTGAAGGCCCTCAATTCAATACAACCGGTGCCGGGTCACGTCCTAACTATGGTAACAAAAGAATTGACAACACTTATGATGCTGTGTACATGGGATACAACACTTCTGAAGGAAATTCTTATAATATTTCAGGAACTCTTGCAAAGAACTTTTACAGTCCATTTATTGACGTAACTGCGCAGGCTTCCTATTCTTATGGTGAATCTAATGTGTTATTTGATGCAACTTCTTCTCAAAACAGTTCTCAATGGAGAAACCTTGAGACAGTAAGAGGTTCCAATATGCCTGATCTGTCTACTTCTGATTTCTCTCCCGGACATAGATTTATTGCCAATTCTACTTTAGAGTTTAAATGGACCAATAATTTACGTACCAGACTTGGATTCTTTTACGAAGGTGCACAAGGAAGCCCGTTTAGCTACGTAGTTGGTGGAAATGGTGGCGGATTAATAAACGACACCGGTTCTTTCTCTGCACTTGCTTATGTTCCTGCTACAGAGGCTGAAGCTAATTTGGTTGATATTGTTGACACAAGAAACCCTGCAAATAACAGGACTGCTGCAGAGCAATGGACTTTATTAAACGCTGCTATCAATGCAGATGAGTATTTAAGCGAGAGAAGAGGTCAATTTGCTGAAAGAAATGCTGACCGTTCTGACTGGTCTCACATTATCGACTTAAAGTTTGCTCAGGAATTTAGAGTTAAGATCAAAGAAACAGATCACAAATTTGAATTCTCTGCAGATATATTCAACTTTACAAACTTCCTGAACAAGAACTGGGGAAGAAGAAACTTTACCAACTTTAACCAGGTACAGTTAGTGAACTTTACAGGATTCCAGCCTGATGGAACAACTCCAAAATTCACCTTCAACCCAAATACCTTAAATACCAAAAACATCATTGATGATTCTGGATTACAGTCTTCAAGATGGCAAATGCAGGTTGGGTTAAGATACTCTTTTAACTAA
- a CDS encoding HD domain-containing protein encodes MNKIQIIQDTKLFVKTTLNGAEGGHDWFHIERVYKNALLIAQHEVCDIFTVELGALLHDIADYKFHNGDESVGPKLAGDFLRSRGVHEDIITHVENIIKNVSFKGGNTNQHFNSIELEIIQDADRLDALGAIGIARTFNYGGFKGRALYDPEIAPNLNMTKEEYKSSTAPTINHFYEKLLLLKDLMNTPTARNLAEQRHRFMEDFLKQFYAEWNGEL; translated from the coding sequence ATGAACAAAATCCAAATTATACAGGATACTAAATTATTTGTAAAAACCACTTTAAATGGAGCTGAAGGAGGTCATGATTGGTTTCATATAGAGCGGGTATATAAAAATGCGCTTTTAATTGCACAACATGAAGTTTGTGATATTTTCACTGTTGAACTGGGAGCCTTATTGCACGACATTGCCGATTATAAGTTTCATAACGGTGATGAAAGTGTTGGCCCAAAACTGGCTGGCGATTTTTTGAGGTCTCGCGGGGTGCATGAAGATATAATAACCCACGTAGAAAACATTATAAAAAATGTATCCTTTAAGGGTGGAAATACCAACCAACATTTTAATTCCATAGAACTGGAAATAATACAGGACGCAGACCGTTTAGATGCCCTTGGAGCCATTGGAATAGCAAGAACGTTCAATTATGGAGGTTTTAAGGGAAGAGCCCTCTACGACCCCGAAATTGCCCCAAATCTCAATATGACGAAGGAAGAATATAAATCTTCTACAGCCCCCACCATAAATCATTTCTACGAAAAATTATTGTTGCTGAAGGATCTTATGAATACCCCAACAGCCAGGAACCTGGCAGAACAAAGACATCGCTTTATGGAGGACTTTTTAAAACAGTTCTATGCGGAATGGAATGGAGAATTATAA
- a CDS encoding lysophospholipid acyltransferase family protein, which produces MKKILAYPLSVISYFFFFLTLVVFHGIQWVALKVGGYQAHKKSVDIFNFFLMRCLNILGTRFTVDNPYNIPTDQSCIFVANHQGIYDIPPIIWYMRKHHPKFVSKKELGKGVPGISFNLRHGGSALIDRKNPKQAVEEILRFSKYLNATNRSAVIFPEGTRSRTGKPKEFAKTGMQILFKKMPTALIVPITINNSWKLFEYGQFPLGIGVHIKLKVHEPIPANSNDPESLIALVERTITADIL; this is translated from the coding sequence ATGAAAAAAATACTAGCCTATCCCCTCTCTGTTATATCCTATTTTTTCTTCTTTTTAACGCTTGTGGTTTTTCATGGGATCCAGTGGGTTGCTTTAAAGGTTGGAGGCTACCAGGCTCATAAAAAATCTGTAGATATTTTCAATTTCTTCCTCATGCGCTGCCTCAACATCCTGGGGACTAGGTTTACCGTAGATAACCCGTATAACATCCCAACAGACCAATCCTGCATTTTTGTGGCAAATCACCAGGGAATTTATGATATCCCACCCATAATCTGGTATATGCGAAAGCATCATCCTAAGTTTGTTAGCAAGAAAGAGCTGGGGAAGGGAGTTCCGGGGATCTCTTTTAATTTAAGACATGGAGGTTCGGCTTTAATAGACAGAAAAAACCCAAAACAGGCGGTAGAAGAAATACTGCGTTTTTCAAAATATCTGAATGCTACCAACCGCTCGGCTGTTATTTTTCCTGAAGGAACCAGAAGCCGCACAGGGAAGCCCAAGGAATTTGCCAAAACAGGGATGCAGATCCTTTTCAAGAAAATGCCCACTGCTTTAATAGTTCCCATTACAATCAACAACTCCTGGAAACTCTTTGAATATGGCCAGTTCCCACTTGGAATTGGAGTGCATATCAAACTCAAGGTGCACGAGCCTATTCCCGCCAATTCAAATGATCCTGAAAGTCTTATTGCTCTTGTTGAAAGAACTATAACGGCAGATATTTTATAA